GTGGTGGTTGCGCCCGGTGAGCAGGGCGGCCCGCGTCGGTGAGCACAGCGGGGTGACGTGGAAGTTGGTGTAGCGGAGACCACCCGCGGCGAGCGCATCGATGTTGGGCGTGTCGATGTCGGACCCGTAGCAGCCGAACTGGGAGAAGCCGAGATCGTCGAGCAGCACGATCACGACGTTCGGTGCGTCGTCACCGGGGTGGGCCGCAACTGCGAAGTCGGGTGTCGAATCGGCGATCGTCGTCCCGATCGTGCCGTTCCACTCGCCGTAGTTCCTCATGCTCGGACCCTAGGATGGCAAAGTATTGTCTGCAAGAGTGACAGAAGATTCCGCGATGATCCGTCCGGCCATTGCCCGCAGGGGCTCGATGGGCCCGGGGAGCCCCCGCCGCAGCGTCTCGGATTCGAGCAGGCGCAGCGTGCGCAGCAGCGTGATGGCGACGAGCGGTTCGTCGACCCCGTGATGGCGGATCGGATCGAGTGCGGCATCGAGGTGGTCCTCGTGGACGAACCGGCGTTGGATCAGTCGTCGACCGTCCAGTTCCGTGACGTCGGCGGCCAGCGGCGACTCCCACAGGGAGAGGAGAACGGCACCGAGGTGGACGACGATGTCGTTGGCGGTGTTGGGATCGTTGACGCCGGGGGAGAGGGCCCGCAGGGCGATGTCGACCATCTGGAGCACGCCGAAGCCGACGTCGGACTGCATCGTCCGGGTGTCCCCGAGCGCGAAGTGCTCCCGCATCGCGACGCACCGGTCCTCGTCATCGGGCGGCGGTGAGATCCACGCAAGAGGTGCGTTTGCCGGGACGAACTCGCCGACCGACGCGGGAAGGTAGATCGTCGAACCCTTCGGCGCGCTGCGCAACAGCGAACCCGTGTCGATCTGCTGGATCCATCCCATCTGGCGAGCCTCGATGGCGAACGCGTCGGTGGGCGGCGCCAAATCCTCCTTCGTGAGCGGTACCGGCGTGTCGCCGACCGACTCGGCCGCCGACTCGTTCGAGCGATGGATCAGCTCGATCGTCTCGTTGGACAGTTTGGTGGCGATCGAACCGACGCGGAGCTTGTCGGTCAGATGGTCGACCGACCGGACCACGGCGATCAGCGAGACGATTCCGAGGATCACGGCGAGGATCACCGAGAAGTGCGGGGTGAGGGCGTCGCCCTCGCTGAGGCTCCGGGTCTCGCGCAGGACGAGCAGGCAGTAGACCGTGGTGCCGAGCACGACCCCGATCGACCGTTGCTGCGTGCGATCGCCGATCCAGTTGCGCACCGTGCGAGGCGAGAACTGGCTGCTGGCCAACTGCACGGCCACCATCGTGAGCGACAACAGCAGGGTGATGGATGCGATGAGACCGCCGGCGATGGCCGAGAGGATCGCTCGCCCGCTGTCGACCGTGGTCTGCAGCGTCCGCGGGAGGTCCTCGTCGCCGAGGGCGGCGTCGAGTTGCAACATCACCTGGGCGAGGGCGACTGCACCGAGGGTGAAGAGGGCGGGGACGAACAGGAGTCGGTGCCGCACCTGGTCGAGCACTTGGCGAAGACGGACCATGCCGCAGCGTAGGCCGGACTCGGGTGGCGAGCCGCAAGGGTGGCGGGCATGCTGGGGCGATGAAGCTCTCGATGACCCTCAACTACTCCGGCGACCCACGGGCCGCGGCGGAAGAAGCCGCGCAGCTCGAACGGGCCGGCGTCGACGTCGGCTGGGTCGCCGAGCTCTACAGCTTCGATGCCGTGTCGATCCTGGGCTATCTGGCGGCGAAGACCGAGACGATGGAACTCGGCTCGGCCATTCTCCCGATCTACTCGCGCACCCCCACGCTGACGGCGATGACGGCGGCCGGTCTCGATGCGGTGTCTGACGGGCGCTTCATCCTCGGCATCGGCGCGTCGGGCCCGCAGGTCATCGAGGGCTGGCATGGCGTGCCCTACGACAAGCCGATCGGTCGTCAACGCGAGCTCATCGAGATCTGTCGCAAGGTGTGGCGCCGCGAAGTAGTGGTCCACGACGGGCCGAGCTATCAGCTTCCCCTCCCCGAGGATCAGGGCACCGGTCTCGGCAAGCCGCTCAAGCTGATCAACCATCCCAAGCGGGCCGACATCCCCATCTACATCGCGTCGCTCGGCCCGAAGAACGTGGAAGTCACCGCCGAGATCGCCGACGGCTGGATCCCCGTGTTCTTCCATCCCGACAAGGCCGAGTCCGTGTGGGGCGACGATCTGGCCAAGGGGCTGGCCAAGCGCGACCCGTCGTTGCCGCCGCTCAACATCGTGGCCGGCGGCACTGTCGCCATCGTCGACGACGAGGTGAAGGCCCGGGAGATCCGCGATGGCGGTCGCTTCATGACCGCGCTCTATGTCGGTGGCATGGGGTCCAAGGACAAGAATTTCTACAACAACATCTTCCAGAAGTACGGCTACGAGGAAGAGGCCGAGAAGATCCAGGATCTCTACCTCGCCGGCCGCAAGGAAGAGGCCATGGCCGCGGTGCCGCAGGACTTCCTCGACGCCACCGCCATGGTCGGGTCCGAGAGCCAGGTCCGCGAGCGCATCGAGGCCTACCAGGCCGCCGGCGTCACCCACCTCCAGGTCACCCCCGCCGGCGGTGATCGCCTCGGCCTCATCGAGAAGATCAAGACCTGGATCAGCTAGGTGGGACGCTGGGGTCAGACCCCCGTCCCAACTTGCGTCCGAGGTTGTCGAGAGCGGCGCCGAGGTTCTTCGCCATGGGACCTACGGCGCGCTTCAGAAGGAATGACAGCGGAAACTTCGCGTCGATCCCCATCTTGTAGGTGACCGAGCTGGAGCCGTCGCCCAGATCCTCGATGGTGACCAGTTCGCTCATCGAGTCGAGGCCGGGGAGCGTGGTCCGGAGCACGACGAAGCCCCAGCGTTCGCCTGGTTCCCAGACGTTGAACTCCTCGTCGATCGACACTCGCTTGTTCAGGAACACTCGCCGGTTCGACCCGACGCCCTCGGGCGTTTCGCCATAGCGCTCGACCTCGCTGATTGCATCGAACCACTCCGGCCAGGACTCGTGGTCGGCGAGTGCCTCGAAGACCCGGTCGGGTCGTGCGGGGAGCACACGGCTGGCACTGGTCTGGAACGGGGCCGAATGGATCCACTCGGGTGGCTGTGGACTGAGCTTGGGCATGGCGCACTGTCGCACGCGGCCTACGGTCGGGTCCATGCACGAGTTCAGCGACCGCCAGCGGACCACCGCGATCGGCGGGGTCGGACAGAAGGTGGGACGGGGGTCTGACCCCGGTGTCCCAACTCAGGACTGGTAGTTGGTGGCGACGAAGTCCCAGTTGAGGAGGTGCTCGATGAACGCGTCGACATAGGCCGGGCGGGCGTTCTGGTAGTCGAGGTAGTAGGCGTGTTCCCACACATCGATCGTGAGCAGGGCCGTCTGGCCGTGGGCCAGAGGGGTGTCGGCATCGTCGGTCTTCACGATGGCGAGACCGTCGCCCTCGCGCACCAGCCAGGTCCAGCCGGAGCCGAAGTTGCCGGTCGCGTCGGTCTTGAACTGCTCCTTGAAGTCATCGACCGATCCGAAGCTCGACTCGATCGCGGCCGCGAGTTCACCGCTCGGGTCGCCGCCACCGTCGGGCGACATGCAGTTCCAGTAGAACGTGTGGTTCCAGACCTGGGCCGCGTTGTTGAAGAGTCCGCCCGGCTCGGCGGTGCGGATGATGTCCTCGAGCGGCGTGTCGGCCTTGTCGGTGCCCTCGATCGCGTCGTTGAGCTTGTCCACGTAGCCGGCATGGTGCTTGCCGTAGTGGAACGAGATCGTGCGTTCGCTGATGTGGGGGTCGAGTGCATTCTCGGCGTAGGGCAGCGGGGGGAGTTCGATGGCCATGACAGGCTCCTTGGAGGGGGGAATTTCCTCAGGATAGCCTGTCGTATTTCCCATGCCGAGTCGGCGACGAGAAAGTGCGTCAGGCCGCCCGCTGCCACGGGGCCAACACCTCGGTCAGTGCCGACGGAGTGAGGTCGAGCGGCGCCCGTACGACGATCATGGCCCGGGTGTCGACGTCGCCGACCCACAGATTGGTCGTGTCGTCGGTGGCCAGCAGCCAGAGCCGCAACCCCACATCGGGGGCGTACTGCGAGAGCGCGGTGCCGGTGTCCCAGCGAGCGCGAGCCGCGGCGAGGTAGTCGTCCCCGGCCGGGCTCCCGCTCGAGGCGATGAGCCAGAGCTCGCCCGCCGCCGTGCCGTCGGCGAGGATCAGGGTTCGGACCGCGAACGGCTGTGTGGTCTCGATCAGTTCGATGTCGACCGCACCGCCGAAGGTGGCCAGCTGGGGTGGGTCCAGGGAAGCGAGCGTGAACTGCCCGGGGAACGCGGTGAGGAGTTCGTCGACCCGTCCGATGTCGGTCGTGAAGTCGAGCGACGGATCGAGGAGGCCACCCCCCACGAGGTCGAGCGGCGGCGGGCTCTCCCACGGCGAGAGGCCCTGGCCGACCTCACGGGGCGCGCCAGGGACGAACCCGCTGGCCGGCCGGGCACCGCCGGCAACCGAGGGGGCGGGCTCGGATGTGGTCGGTCGCGGTGCCACGGTGGTGGTCGACGCCGGTGGCGGGAGTGGGTTCGCGTGGGGAGCCGGATCGGATCGGTTGAGGGCGAAGCCGATCGCGGCAACCAGCGCGAGGATCACGACGGCACCGACCGCCACTTGGCGGACTTCCTCGTGGGCGAAGAACTCGGCGCGCGATCGTTTCGGTGCGGGTGGTGGCGCGATGACCGCGTCGAAGGTCGACTTGCCGCAGATCGAACAGACCGAGGTCTGCACGATGGCCCGGCAATGGGGACAGATCTGGAGCGCCGCGGAACTCACAACCATCCGATCGGCGCGATCTCAGTCGAGTGTGAGGAAGTCGTGTCCCTCGGATGCGTGCGTCAGATGCGTTCGAAGTAGCGCCGCATCTCCCAATCGGTGACGGCGGCGTCGGCTGCGGCGATCTCCTGGGCGAAATGATGGCCGTAGTGCGCCACCACCTCGTCGCCGAGCAGCCGGCGGGCATCGGCGCTGTTGACGAAACGGTCGTGGGCGGCATGCAGGGTCGACGGCACGGTGGGCGCGATCGCGTCGCGGTACGCATCGCCGGCGAGCTCGGCCGGCGGCTCGATCTGATTGCGGATGCCGTCGAGTCCGCTGGCGATCGCGGCCGCATACGCGAGGTAGGGGTTCACGTCGGCCCCGGGGATGCGATTCTCGATGCGCAGCCCGTTGCCCGTGCCGACGATGCGGAAGCCGGCCGTGCGATTGTCGGTCGACCACGCGATGCGGGTCGGCGCCCAGGACTGGGCCTGATAGCGCTTGTAGCTGTTGACCGTGGGTGCGTAGCAGACCATCAGGTCGGCGGCGTGACGCATCCAGCCACCCAGGAACCAGCGGAACAGGTCGGAGTGGGGGTCCCCGACGAAGGCATTGCGGCGCTCGTCGTCGTCATTGGTTTCGCCAGCACTGACTTCATCAGCGCCGCTCTCCCACAGCGACAGGTGGATGTGGCACGAGCTCCCCGGCTGGGCTGCGTCGGGTTTGGCCATGAACGTCACGCTCACGCCCTGGGCATCAGCGAGCTCCTTCATCGCCTGCTTCATCACGACATGACGGTCGGCCATCGTGAGGGCATCGGCGTAGCGCACGTTGAGTTCGTGCTGTCCGATCGCTGCCTCGCCCTTGGAGTTCTCGACCGGGATCTCGCTGTCGCGTAGCGCCCGCCGGGCCGCTCCCACATAGTCCTCG
This region of Acidimicrobiales bacterium genomic DNA includes:
- a CDS encoding DUF2254 domain-containing protein, with amino-acid sequence MVRLRQVLDQVRHRLLFVPALFTLGAVALAQVMLQLDAALGDEDLPRTLQTTVDSGRAILSAIAGGLIASITLLLSLTMVAVQLASSQFSPRTVRNWIGDRTQQRSIGVVLGTTVYCLLVLRETRSLSEGDALTPHFSVILAVILGIVSLIAVVRSVDHLTDKLRVGSIATKLSNETIELIHRSNESAAESVGDTPVPLTKEDLAPPTDAFAIEARQMGWIQQIDTGSLLRSAPKGSTIYLPASVGEFVPANAPLAWISPPPDDEDRCVAMREHFALGDTRTMQSDVGFGVLQMVDIALRALSPGVNDPNTANDIVVHLGAVLLSLWESPLAADVTELDGRRLIQRRFVHEDHLDAALDPIRHHGVDEPLVAITLLRTLRLLESETLRRGLPGPIEPLRAMAGRIIAESSVTLADNTLPS
- a CDS encoding LLM class F420-dependent oxidoreductase codes for the protein MKLSMTLNYSGDPRAAAEEAAQLERAGVDVGWVAELYSFDAVSILGYLAAKTETMELGSAILPIYSRTPTLTAMTAAGLDAVSDGRFILGIGASGPQVIEGWHGVPYDKPIGRQRELIEICRKVWRREVVVHDGPSYQLPLPEDQGTGLGKPLKLINHPKRADIPIYIASLGPKNVEVTAEIADGWIPVFFHPDKAESVWGDDLAKGLAKRDPSLPPLNIVAGGTVAIVDDEVKAREIRDGGRFMTALYVGGMGSKDKNFYNNIFQKYGYEEEAEKIQDLYLAGRKEEAMAAVPQDFLDATAMVGSESQVRERIEAYQAAGVTHLQVTPAGGDRLGLIEKIKTWIS
- a CDS encoding SRPBCC family protein; the protein is MPKLSPQPPEWIHSAPFQTSASRVLPARPDRVFEALADHESWPEWFDAISEVERYGETPEGVGSNRRVFLNKRVSIDEEFNVWEPGERWGFVVLRTTLPGLDSMSELVTIEDLGDGSSSVTYKMGIDAKFPLSFLLKRAVGPMAKNLGAALDNLGRKLGRGSDPSVPPS
- a CDS encoding superoxide dismutase, which produces MAIELPPLPYAENALDPHISERTISFHYGKHHAGYVDKLNDAIEGTDKADTPLEDIIRTAEPGGLFNNAAQVWNHTFYWNCMSPDGGGDPSGELAAAIESSFGSVDDFKEQFKTDATGNFGSGWTWLVREGDGLAIVKTDDADTPLAHGQTALLTIDVWEHAYYLDYQNARPAYVDAFIEHLLNWDFVATNYQS
- a CDS encoding glutamine synthetase family protein — translated: MQLDELRQEVHDGAIDSVVVGFTDHYGRTLGKRFDADFFLDSGVDDGTHACDYLLTVDMEMEPVEGFAYSNWERGYGDFHLVPDLTTLRRAGWTTGTAFVLCDVVDTTTHEPVAVAPRSILRRQLAELSDAGFTAAAASELEFFIFRDSYRDAHGKGYRDLEAAGWYVEDYHLLQASRVEDYVGAARRALRDSEIPVENSKGEAAIGQHELNVRYADALTMADRHVVMKQAMKELADAQGVSVTFMAKPDAAQPGSSCHIHLSLWESGADEVSAGETNDDDERRNAFVGDPHSDLFRWFLGGWMRHAADLMVCYAPTVNSYKRYQAQSWAPTRIAWSTDNRTAGFRIVGTGNGLRIENRIPGADVNPYLAYAAAIASGLDGIRNQIEPPAELAGDAYRDAIAPTVPSTLHAAHDRFVNSADARRLLGDEVVAHYGHHFAQEIAAADAAVTDWEMRRYFERI